From Effusibacillus lacus:
CTTGATATACTTTTGAACGCAATCGGGAAGCCCGTCCGGCATCTTTCGTTGACAGGGAAACCCATTGAACCGATTCTGACAACCGGATACCGGCAGGCAGATCGTTCTCAAGCACCAGTTCTGTTTGCTCCAGATATGCGAGAATCCCCGTTTGTGCCGTCAACAGAGGGGTCAGTACAGAGGACAGCAGGGTGCTCGTGTACCATTTTTGAAACAGGGAAGCGGCGGCAAGAAGATTGTCGGAATTCATCCGTTCGGCTGCCCGTGCAATCCGGGAACGAAGCGTGCTTTCATCAAGCAGGTTCTCTACTGGAATAACTTCCCCGGAAGCAGTTTTTCCCCGGAAAAAAAGCGGAACGTGCAACCCGCTTGTCTGCAGGTTCTGAACCAGGTTTTCCAGACTTGACAGTTCTGACATGGGTATGCTCCTATACAAGAACAGGCTGCGGTTTGGCAATGGTTCTTCCCTTTCCAAACGGAATGCAAAGGGGAGTTCCGTAAATCGGATCCGCAATGATCCGGGATTCCATTCCAAACACTATTTGCACCATGTCCTCTGTTACGACCTCTTCGGGCGCTCCTTGAGCAAAGACGGATTTGTCTTTGATGGCCACGACATTGTGAGCGTAACGGCATGCCAGATTCAGGTCGTGCAGAACCATCACAACGGTGCTTTGTTGTTCCTGGTTTAACTTGTAGAGAATGTCCAGCACCTCAATCTGATGGGTCAAATCCAGAAAGGTGGTCGGTTCATCCAACAGCAGCGTAGTGGTGTCCTGTGCCAGTGTCATCGCTATCCAGGCCCGTTGGCGCTGACCACCGGACAGGGAGTCCACCATTTGTTCGGCAAATCCCTTCATTTGTGTTGCTTCCAACGCAAAGTTTACCTTCTGTTCGTCCTCTTCCGACCATTGCTGCAGCCAGTTTTGGTAGGGATAGCGCCCTTGCTTCACCAACTGCAGGACAGTGAGACCTTCCGGTGCCACAGGCGATTGCGGAAGAATGGCAAGACGCTTGGCAATGTCTTTTGTCGGCAGCTTGGCAATTTGCTGGCCGTCAAGCAAAACCGAACCGCCTTGCGGTTTCAGCAAACGGGCAAGCGCCCGTAGCAATGTCGATTTACCGCAGCCGTTGCTGCCGATAAAAACGGTGATTTTTCCTTTCGGTATCTGAAGGTTCAGTTGATCAATGATTACTGTGTCTCCGTATGACAACATCAGATCTCTTGTTTCAAGCGCCTGCATATCACGTTATACCCCTTTAAACTATCGATTTTGGTTTTTGTACAACAGGTAAATGAAAAACGGTGCTCCGATTGCGGAAGTGAAGATTCCGACCGGCACATCCATCGGGGCAAAAGCAGTTCTTGCAACCAAATCGGCCAACATCACCATAAGCGCACCGATAAGCGCCGAAACGGGCAGCAGCCCTCCAAATGCGGAACCAACCAATTTCCGTGCAATATGGGGAGCAAGTAACCCGACAAAAGCAATGTTTCCTCCGAAGGCGATCGCGGAGCCTGCCAATGCGACAGATATAGTCAGCAGGATTACTCTGTGGCGCTGCAGTTCACTTCCGACACCTGTTGCAATTTCGTCACCCAACTGCTGCACGTTCACGTTTCTCCCGAAAACGAACGTAAGGGGAATCAGTACAAGCATCCAAAGCAACATGATGGATACATTGTTCCAAGTGGTTCCATAAAGAGTTCCGGTCAACCAGATCTTCGCTTTACTCGTAAGATGGATATGGCTGATTACAAGGAACAATGTGGTTAAGCCATGCATGGCAAAATCCATTCCTACACCGATTAAAACGAGCCGAAGCGGGGTCACTCCTCTTTTCCAAGCCAATATATAAATCAGCACGGCCACCGTTGCAGCTCCAAGGAATGCGGCAACCGGAAGCAAGTGAATGCTTGCCTTTTCAAATTGAGTGATAAATATAATAGCAGCTACCGACGCACCGCCTGTAATTCCGATAATGTCGGGCGAAGCCAGCGGGTTACGGAACACGCCTTGTAAAATGGCTCCCGCCACCGCCAATGCGGCGCCTACAAGTATGGCTATGACATTGCGCGGCAGACGGAACGACTGCACCACGACTGTGTATTGTTCTGCACCGGATCCAACCAGGACTTTAATTACTTCAAGCGGATGGATCTTCATTGAACCCAAACCGGTGCTGACCACCAAGGAGATCATCGTAAGGATCAGCAGCGTGATCGTGATCACTGCAGTTTTTTTGTCAAGCAGAAACGAGACTGGCGGTTTATTCATGCGAAAGGGAACATATTTTTTCACGATCTGGCCAGCCCCTTTCGCGCAACATAGACAAAAAACGGGGCACCGATCAACGCCGTCATTACACTGATCGGCATTTCCTTCGGCATTGCAATGAAACGGGCTCCAATATCGGAGACCAACAGCAAAACGGCACCCAACAGAGCACTGTATGTAACGATCCAACGTGTATCGATTCCAACCAGAAAGCGGGCGATGTGAGGGATAATCAACCCGATAAAACCGATTGGACCGGCTACGGCAACTGCGCTCCCGGAGAGGAGAATGATCGTAATGCCTGTCGTGATTTTAACCAACAAAGTCCGCTGTCCCAATCCCTTTGCCACATCTTCCCCCAACATGAATGTGTTGATGGGACCGGCAATGATCAGAGCCAAGATCCAAGCCGTCATCATATAGGGAAATACGCCTGCGAGCATTTCCAATTTGCGTCCCGCAACCGAACCGGATAACCAAAACAGCACTTCTTCCAATGTCCGTTCGTTGGCTGTCAACAGTCCATGCGTAAGCGAAGAAAACAACGCGGTCATTGCCGCACCTGCCAATGTAAGCTTGACTGGTGACATTCCATCTCTTCCGATTGAACCCAGGAAATAGACGAAAACACCGCTGACCGCGGCACCCGCAAATGCAACCCAAGCAAATCCAGACAGGGAGTTAACAGAGAAAAATGAAGCTGCAATTACGATGAAAAACGAAGCCCCGGAATTAATTCCGAAAATGCTGAGATCCGCCAATGGATTTTTCGTTAACGCCTGCAGCAATGCACCGGCAATGCCAAGACTTGCTCCAACCGCAGCGGCGATTAAGGCGCGTGGAACACGCACCTCTTTAATCACAATATGCTCGTTTGTCCCATTAAAACTGGCATACGCTTCAACAGCCTCTTTCCAACTGGTATCCATGACCCCAAATACAATACTGGAGAACACGGAACATACAAGAAGCACGACACAGATGAGAATCCCAAAAATTTTTAATGAAGTTGAGTGGAGCAATTGGGTCATAATAAAACCTTCTCTCTTACTCTTAAACAAGCGTGAGGAAAGAATCCGGTAAAAATTTGAAACCTCATAATAAAGTTTAGAGACACGGATAATGATTGTCAACGAATTTGAAAATCATTTTCAATTGGTATTGACATAGTGGCGAGGAGGGAAGTAGGATAAAAGGGAAAATGATAATTATTCTCACTGAGGGGGA
This genomic window contains:
- a CDS encoding ABC transporter ATP-binding protein; this translates as MQALETRDLMLSYGDTVIIDQLNLQIPKGKITVFIGSNGCGKSTLLRALARLLKPQGGSVLLDGQQIAKLPTKDIAKRLAILPQSPVAPEGLTVLQLVKQGRYPYQNWLQQWSEEDEQKVNFALEATQMKGFAEQMVDSLSGGQRQRAWIAMTLAQDTTTLLLDEPTTFLDLTHQIEVLDILYKLNQEQQSTVVMVLHDLNLACRYAHNVVAIKDKSVFAQGAPEEVVTEDMVQIVFGMESRIIADPIYGTPLCIPFGKGRTIAKPQPVLV
- a CDS encoding FecCD family ABC transporter permease, with the protein product MKKYVPFRMNKPPVSFLLDKKTAVITITLLILTMISLVVSTGLGSMKIHPLEVIKVLVGSGAEQYTVVVQSFRLPRNVIAILVGAALAVAGAILQGVFRNPLASPDIIGITGGASVAAIIFITQFEKASIHLLPVAAFLGAATVAVLIYILAWKRGVTPLRLVLIGVGMDFAMHGLTTLFLVISHIHLTSKAKIWLTGTLYGTTWNNVSIMLLWMLVLIPLTFVFGRNVNVQQLGDEIATGVGSELQRHRVILLTISVALAGSAIAFGGNIAFVGLLAPHIARKLVGSAFGGLLPVSALIGALMVMLADLVARTAFAPMDVPVGIFTSAIGAPFFIYLLYKNQNR
- a CDS encoding FecCD family ABC transporter permease, with the protein product MTQLLHSTSLKIFGILICVVLLVCSVFSSIVFGVMDTSWKEAVEAYASFNGTNEHIVIKEVRVPRALIAAAVGASLGIAGALLQALTKNPLADLSIFGINSGASFFIVIAASFFSVNSLSGFAWVAFAGAAVSGVFVYFLGSIGRDGMSPVKLTLAGAAMTALFSSLTHGLLTANERTLEEVLFWLSGSVAGRKLEMLAGVFPYMMTAWILALIIAGPINTFMLGEDVAKGLGQRTLLVKITTGITIILLSGSAVAVAGPIGFIGLIIPHIARFLVGIDTRWIVTYSALLGAVLLLVSDIGARFIAMPKEMPISVMTALIGAPFFVYVARKGLARS
- the fhuF gene encoding siderophore-iron reductase FhuF, which gives rise to MSELSSLENLVQNLQTSGLHVPLFFRGKTASGEVIPVENLLDESTLRSRIARAAERMNSDNLLAAASLFQKWYTSTLLSSVLTPLLTAQTGILAYLEQTELVLENDLPAGIRLSESVQWVSLSTKDAGRASRLRSKVYQALFDDNLGRLIYKIAEAIGLSPMIMWGNAGNYIGYLYEQFFKDTSQGLASRQDLDALLNSSGSNTPRFSSTYQTIWLEEATPPQSVRVRNTCCLRYQFPGCQSCLTCPRLSREERVEMINSKYK